In Paenibacillus segetis, the genomic window TACCCGCTCAGCAATGGGACTCTTTCTTTTACTATGGCCCGTGGCTAGGTTTATTGACGGCTATCACTTATTATTTCTTTAATCTATATGATTTTGCAGGTCGCCAAAAGCCTATGAAATGGTTATCCAATCTCATGTTAGCCCATCTTATCTTTGTTGTTGAATTAATTGTGCTTCATTATTGGCTAAAAACCTTCACTCTACCGCGAAGCGTGGTTATCATCGCCTTTATTATCCAAATTGCTTTGACATTTACCCTTCGATTGTTACTGTTCTTCGTACAGACCAAAGGAATAGGTAAGAAGCGAGCGTTACTCGTTGTAAATGGACATGCTTCTTCGGTTAAGACGTTGGAGAAGCTACGGGATCAAGGAGGAATTTGGTTCGATATTCAGCGAGTGCTACTCGTATCCAATGATCATCATCAGGAGCTATCTGTTACGTCATGGGATGGAATTGATATCTTGGTTCTGGGACATGAAATTCCAGCCGTTGTCAAAACGGGATTGATTCGTTCGGCAGGACAACGAAATATCGAAGTACTTATGATTCCTGACTTTTATGAATTGTATTTGATGAAGGCTGAGTTGCAGCAAATCGATGATTTAATGGTATATTCCATGATGCCTCCAGAATTGACACTTTGGGAACGCTTCGCCAAACGGGGAATCGATCTTGTGATTTCAATTTTATTACTCATTATCACTTCACCCGTTTTACTACTTATGCTCATTGTAATTCCAGCTACATCTTCAG contains:
- a CDS encoding sugar transferase, with amino-acid sequence MIKLIRFSGSKVFVLFLDCLFIYVSYLLAYNIKFKGMVPAQQWDSFFYYGPWLGLLTAITYYFFNLYDFAGRQKPMKWLSNLMLAHLIFVVELIVLHYWLKTFTLPRSVVIIAFIIQIALTFTLRLLLFFVQTKGIGKKRALLVVNGHASSVKTLEKLRDQGGIWFDIQRVLLVSNDHHQELSVTSWDGIDILVLGHEIPAVVKTGLIRSAGQRNIEVLMIPDFYELYLMKAELQQIDDLMVYSMMPPELTLWERFAKRGIDLVISILLLIITSPVLLLMLIVIPATSSGKALFVQERVGLHEKIFKVLKFRSMVDNAEKSTGPILASATDSRITRLGKFIRATRIDELPQLLNVIRGDMSLVGPRPEREFFVAQFKEELPHYTYRLMVKPGVTGLAQVMANYTTSPSDKLRYDMMYIKNYSPLLDLKILFQTILVVLQRDQSKGLDPATSETEVSIEKYLQQSQLEIAAVKESY